A segment of the Vibrio aquimaris genome:
GAAAAGGATCAAGCTGAAAATCTTATGATTGTAGATTTGCTGAGAAATGACATCGGAAAAGTGGCCAAACCCGGTACTGTCCATGTCCCCAAATTGTTCGATATTGAAAGCTTTCCTGCCGTACATCACCTAGTCAGTACGATTCGAGCTGAGCTGCGCGATGACTATTCAACAGCAGATTTATTGCGCGCCTGCTTTCCGGGCGGATCTATCACAGGCGCGCCCAAAATTAGGGCAATGGAAATCATAGAAGAGCTCGAGCCACATCGTCGAAATGCTTATTGCGGCAGCATAGGCTACATCAGCCGTCATGGTAGAATGGATACTAGTATCACCATACGCACGCTTGTTGCAGAAAGTAATAAAATCTATGTTTGGGCTGGAGGCGGGCTGGTAGCAGACAGCAAAAGCTGCTCTGAATATCAGGAAACGCTGGACAAACTTTGTAGAATTTTACCTATATTAAACACTGTTCTTTCCAGTAAGGATTGATACAGATTATCAAATACTGACTGGCCAAATACCCTCTGTAATTCTTCAGCAGAGGTATCTGTTTGCTTACTGAGTTGCACGATTAAACGTACCAAGTCTTTGTGGTCATAATTGCCTACAACAGTATAAACGCCCTGATCACAAGCGTTAGCCAACAGCTGACCAAGTGCGTCTAAGCCAAATTTTTCTTCGGCCAAATCATAAACTCTGTGAAGATGATTCCTTTCATAGAATGAGCTATCCTTAGAAGTGAGAGTGTTAATCAAGCATGAGTCATAAGGTGCCGTTTTTCAACTAAGGAGGTAGAGCTAACGTGTTGTCAGAGCTCAATAAAAATCAAATCATTCAAAACTTCCAATTGCAGCAAACTGTCGATTATCACCAAGAGACAATAAGAAGAGTTGCTCATATACCACGCAAGTCATTACGCAAGGCCTCGGTTTTGATAGGGTTTGTCGAGCGAAGAACAGGTCTCAACATTATATTCACTAGAAGAGCGCAACATCTTAAACATCACCCGGGACAGATCAGCTTTCCGGGAGGAAAATATGAAAACAGTGATCGCTCCCTACTACAGACTGCACTGCGAGAGACCTACGAAGAGGTAGGAATACAGGAGCGAGAAATTACTGTTTTCGGCCAGATGCCAGAACTTATCACCATCAGTCACTTCAAAGTCACACCGTTTCTGGCGTTTGTGGCACCAGACTACAATACCAATATTGACCTCAATGAAGTTGACGAAGTATTTGAAGTCCCAGCATCGGTCGTTTTGGATAGACACAAACTTCATAGCGAACGTTTTCGTGTTCGAAACGACTCACACCGCGTATTTGGCCTTTCTTACGAACACTATTTTATTTGGGGTATGACCGCTCAGATCATCCATGCATTGCAAAATCATATAATACACAGTTAGCGGCAGAAGGTTGATGACCAA
Coding sequences within it:
- a CDS encoding CoA pyrophosphatase, producing the protein MLSELNKNQIIQNFQLQQTVDYHQETIRRVAHIPRKSLRKASVLIGFVERRTGLNIIFTRRAQHLKHHPGQISFPGGKYENSDRSLLQTALRETYEEVGIQEREITVFGQMPELITISHFKVTPFLAFVAPDYNTNIDLNEVDEVFEVPASVVLDRHKLHSERFRVRNDSHRVFGLSYEHYFIWGMTAQIIHALQNHIIHS